Proteins from a single region of Candidatus Rubrimentiphilum sp.:
- the gcvPB gene encoding aminomethyl-transferring glycine dehydrogenase subunit GcvPB, with protein MPQLASDHTASPLIFESGQDGRANRYFGAEEPLKKYLPATALRDDLPIPDNSEMDVVRHYTRLSQRTFGIDVGFYPLGSCTMKYNPRVNDAMASLPALRDLHPYTPDALAQGALRIMYELERSLCSLFGMAAFSLNPAAGAHAELAALLIAKAYFKDRGETHRDKVIVPDTAHGTNPASAAMVGFKVISLKSDKRGRVSVDEIKKHLGPDTAVCMMTNPNTLGLFEDHVHEITKAVHEAGGLCYYDGANANALMGNARPGDMGFDLMHLNLHKTFTIPHGGGGAGAGPLGVAKHLMDFLPTPYVRKKDDSFSLDFDVPKSIGPMRSFWSNFAHVVRALAYIYANGADGLTKVSQLAVLNANYLRVKIREFLETPYDEICRHEFVASAQELKKTTGVRALDIAKALLDRGYMAPTIYFPLIVPECLMIEPTETESKETLDGFVDALRDIVETAKREPEKILAAPETTVVGRLDETRAARQPDLRWRANSAS; from the coding sequence ATCTGCCGATTCCCGACAACAGCGAGATGGACGTCGTGCGCCATTACACGCGGCTCTCGCAGCGAACGTTCGGCATCGACGTCGGGTTCTATCCGCTCGGCTCGTGCACGATGAAGTACAATCCGCGCGTTAACGACGCGATGGCGAGTCTGCCGGCGCTTCGCGATCTCCATCCGTATACGCCGGATGCTTTGGCGCAAGGCGCGCTGCGCATCATGTACGAGCTCGAGCGCAGCCTCTGCTCGCTCTTCGGCATGGCGGCATTTTCGCTGAATCCGGCGGCCGGCGCGCACGCCGAACTGGCCGCACTGCTGATTGCGAAGGCCTACTTTAAAGATCGCGGCGAGACGCATCGCGATAAAGTGATCGTCCCCGACACCGCGCACGGCACGAACCCGGCGTCCGCGGCGATGGTCGGCTTCAAAGTCATCTCGCTCAAGAGCGACAAGCGCGGGCGCGTGAGCGTCGACGAAATCAAGAAGCATCTCGGACCTGACACCGCGGTCTGCATGATGACCAACCCGAACACGCTCGGCCTGTTCGAAGATCACGTCCACGAGATCACCAAAGCCGTGCACGAAGCGGGCGGCCTGTGCTACTACGACGGCGCCAATGCCAACGCGCTTATGGGCAACGCGCGGCCGGGCGACATGGGCTTCGATCTGATGCACCTCAATCTGCACAAGACGTTCACGATTCCGCACGGCGGCGGCGGTGCCGGCGCGGGGCCGCTCGGTGTAGCGAAGCATCTGATGGATTTCTTGCCCACGCCGTACGTGCGGAAGAAGGACGACTCGTTCTCGCTCGACTTCGATGTGCCCAAGAGCATCGGCCCGATGCGTTCGTTCTGGTCGAATTTCGCGCACGTCGTGCGCGCGCTAGCGTATATTTACGCCAACGGCGCGGACGGCCTTACAAAAGTTTCGCAACTGGCGGTGCTCAACGCGAATTACCTGCGCGTGAAGATCCGGGAGTTCTTGGAGACGCCATACGACGAGATCTGCCGCCACGAGTTCGTCGCTTCAGCGCAAGAACTGAAGAAGACGACCGGCGTGCGGGCCCTGGACATCGCCAAAGCGTTGCTCGACCGCGGCTACATGGCGCCGACGATCTATTTTCCGCTGATCGTGCCGGAGTGCTTGATGATCGAGCCGACCGAAACTGAGTCGAAAGAAACGCTCGACGGATTCGTCGACGCGCTGCGCGACATCGTCGAAACGGCGAAGCGCGAACCGGAGAAAATCCTAGCCGCGCCAGAAACAACAGTTGTCGGCCGCCTGGACGAAACGCGCGCTGCCCGCCAACCCGACCTCAGGTGGCGCGCTAACTCAGCTTCTTGA